Proteins from one Oryzomonas sagensis genomic window:
- a CDS encoding DUF4337 domain-containing protein gives MTELHNMQQSLDAAETKNRLNTWVAVSVALVSVFMGITKVKDDNIVQAMLQAKSNAVDTWNEYQSKKIKHHVAELGLSQTIALQAMAAGKGNVVLVAQQKRYQESIARYQTEEDALMKKSKAFEKEYDDLNFKDDQFDLSDAALSISLAMLAITALTGKRKLLFLSLLFAGFGGVMGLAGLLGLHLHPDALTRLLS, from the coding sequence GTGACCGAATTGCATAACATGCAGCAAAGCCTCGACGCAGCAGAGACAAAGAATCGGCTCAACACTTGGGTGGCGGTGAGTGTGGCCCTGGTCTCCGTCTTCATGGGCATCACCAAGGTTAAAGACGACAACATCGTTCAGGCCATGCTCCAGGCCAAATCAAATGCCGTGGACACCTGGAACGAATACCAATCGAAGAAGATCAAGCATCACGTGGCCGAGCTGGGGTTGAGCCAGACCATAGCGCTTCAGGCCATGGCGGCGGGGAAGGGAAATGTGGTGCTGGTGGCGCAGCAGAAGCGCTATCAGGAGTCGATTGCACGCTACCAGACTGAGGAAGATGCCCTCATGAAAAAATCGAAGGCGTTCGAGAAGGAGTACGATGACCTGAACTTCAAGGACGACCAGTTCGACCTGTCCGACGCGGCCCTCTCCATCTCGCTGGCCATGCTGGCCATTACCGCTTTGACCGGAAAGCGTAAGTTGCTTTTCCTGTCGCTGCTCTTCGCCGGATTCGGAGGTGTCATGGGGCTGGCCGGGCTCTTGGGGCTTCATCTTCATCCTGATGCACTGACCCGGCTGCTCTCCTGA
- a CDS encoding sensor histidine kinase has product MMVAIMTLSVVFQFLAAFMAFRLIRVSGEKAAWMLVASGLIIMGVRRAVMFAHILAGSSRWDVTVEMLGLVISILMTCGIILIKPLFLRYNQAQEELRRQRAELERVNKNQEERIAATVAELRRKDEVLIRQNRFAAMGEMITNIAHQWRQPLNNIGLIVQNLNLGYLSGTLSPEQFREDVDNAMATIAGMSQKIDDLRNFFLKDTVPRGFQVDTVIAQTIGLLDAALRHARIRVDVRAETGVTLVGYKNEYARAVLNIVNNARDVLLEREVETPLIAIRIFRESDRSVVTVRDNGGGIDEAIIPRIFDPYFTTKEPNKGTGIGLYMSKVIIENSMGGSISARNIDGGAEFRIAV; this is encoded by the coding sequence ATGATGGTCGCTATCATGACTCTCTCGGTGGTGTTTCAGTTTCTGGCGGCGTTCATGGCGTTCCGGCTGATACGGGTCAGCGGGGAAAAGGCCGCCTGGATGCTTGTCGCGAGCGGGCTGATCATCATGGGTGTTCGCCGTGCGGTCATGTTTGCCCATATCCTTGCCGGCTCTTCACGGTGGGACGTGACCGTGGAGATGCTGGGACTTGTCATCTCTATCCTGATGACCTGCGGGATCATCCTCATCAAGCCGCTGTTCCTGCGTTATAACCAGGCTCAGGAAGAATTGCGGCGGCAGCGGGCGGAGCTGGAACGTGTGAACAAAAATCAGGAGGAGCGGATTGCCGCTACGGTTGCCGAATTGCGCCGGAAGGACGAGGTGCTCATCCGGCAGAACCGCTTTGCCGCCATGGGAGAAATGATTACCAATATCGCCCATCAATGGCGCCAACCGCTCAACAATATCGGGCTCATTGTCCAGAACCTCAATCTTGGCTATCTGTCCGGTACATTGTCCCCGGAACAGTTTCGGGAAGATGTGGACAATGCGATGGCCACGATTGCAGGCATGTCGCAGAAGATAGACGACCTGCGCAATTTTTTCCTCAAGGATACGGTACCGCGGGGATTTCAGGTGGATACGGTGATCGCCCAGACCATAGGGCTTCTGGACGCCGCGCTCCGGCATGCCCGTATCCGTGTGGATGTGCGGGCTGAAACGGGGGTGACGCTTGTGGGCTACAAGAACGAATATGCCCGCGCCGTGCTGAATATCGTCAATAACGCCAGGGATGTCTTACTGGAGCGGGAGGTGGAGACGCCGCTCATCGCCATACGGATCTTCCGGGAAAGCGATCGGAGTGTGGTTACCGTGCGCGACAATGGGGGAGGTATCGACGAAGCGATCATCCCCAGGATATTCGACCCGTATTTCACCACCAAGGAGCCCAATAAAGGCACCGGCAT